In one window of Candidatus Palauibacter australiensis DNA:
- a CDS encoding BatA domain-containing protein, with product MSFLYLSALALGLSVVVPLILHLRRRQTDRRVSFPALRYLSRAEDARSRSLAASDLLLLAVRIGLLIALALAAAGPLIGRGGAHDHEPTDLALIVDNSASVGRLDGDRILFESLVELAQAALAAARPEDRVWIFPTVGEPLAAGVSAGRAAPALGQLRPTDGAADLAAVVARAAAALPADGNRRREIQLLSDLQASARRTAPTPASDAAPLVAYAPRPPAEPNGALVDVELTGGTTAPSGTGHGVIVRSTRTGPATRPDPPDDEVAEADIRLELDGRLAGAARAPWGASAVLGLPELGPGLHEGRLEVDPAGARADDLRYFAIRVVPPPTVRFHGDANGFVGLGIETLRDGGRLGAGGNATVAVVDGDASVGAPWEGAETVIFVPPADPVDLAAFNQGLAAVGIAWQARVDAGPGDLGLAEPEAAFSLSGVRVRQRYLLRATGGGSAADTTLLRTDDSEPWLIRTDSEDRMALVLASPLSATASDLPAHPAMVPFLEALLVHWSHLATWPFADFGAGRPLTLPEWASEVESPDGTVRGVEGGARFTPLRAGVYAVRGTGSDGASAETHFAANVPEEEADPTPMGRRELEELFAGRPVFTAGPDASAWEDGIFRARRGRDMAPWLIALALALIGIELYLATPGRSRRPSADGEGSEATSGASN from the coding sequence TTGAGCTTCCTCTACCTCTCGGCGCTGGCGCTCGGGCTGAGCGTGGTCGTGCCGCTCATCCTCCACCTGCGGCGGCGCCAGACCGACCGGCGCGTGTCCTTCCCCGCGCTCCGCTACCTGAGCCGCGCGGAAGACGCGCGCTCCAGGTCGCTCGCGGCGTCGGACCTGCTGCTACTCGCCGTGCGGATCGGCCTCCTGATCGCACTCGCGCTTGCCGCGGCGGGCCCGCTCATCGGGCGGGGCGGCGCCCACGACCACGAGCCGACGGATCTCGCGCTCATCGTGGACAACTCGGCGAGCGTCGGACGGCTGGACGGGGATCGCATCCTGTTCGAGTCGCTCGTGGAGCTGGCCCAGGCGGCGCTCGCTGCGGCCCGCCCGGAGGATCGCGTGTGGATCTTCCCCACCGTGGGGGAGCCGCTCGCGGCGGGCGTCTCGGCGGGGCGGGCCGCGCCGGCCCTCGGGCAGCTCCGGCCGACGGACGGCGCGGCCGATCTGGCCGCCGTCGTGGCTCGGGCGGCCGCGGCGCTCCCCGCCGACGGCAACCGGCGTCGCGAAATCCAGTTGCTGTCGGACCTCCAGGCATCCGCCCGGCGGACCGCCCCGACGCCCGCAAGCGACGCCGCCCCCCTCGTGGCCTACGCGCCGCGGCCGCCGGCCGAGCCGAACGGCGCCCTCGTCGACGTCGAACTCACCGGCGGCACCACCGCGCCGTCGGGGACGGGACACGGCGTCATCGTGCGCAGCACGCGCACCGGACCGGCCACGCGGCCGGATCCACCGGACGACGAGGTGGCGGAAGCCGACATCCGGCTTGAACTCGACGGGCGGCTCGCCGGGGCGGCCCGGGCCCCCTGGGGAGCGAGCGCCGTCCTCGGCCTCCCCGAACTCGGGCCCGGGCTGCACGAGGGACGGCTGGAGGTCGACCCCGCCGGCGCGCGGGCCGATGACCTGCGCTACTTCGCGATCCGGGTCGTGCCTCCCCCCACGGTTCGCTTCCACGGCGATGCGAACGGCTTCGTCGGACTCGGGATCGAAACGCTCCGAGACGGGGGTCGGCTGGGAGCGGGAGGAAACGCGACCGTCGCGGTCGTGGACGGGGATGCGAGCGTCGGCGCGCCGTGGGAGGGCGCGGAGACCGTCATCTTCGTTCCGCCCGCGGACCCGGTGGATCTGGCGGCGTTCAACCAGGGGCTGGCGGCCGTCGGGATCGCCTGGCAGGCGCGCGTCGATGCGGGACCGGGCGACCTCGGACTCGCGGAGCCGGAGGCCGCGTTCTCGCTCTCGGGGGTGCGGGTTCGGCAGCGCTACCTCCTTCGTGCGACCGGCGGCGGGTCGGCCGCCGACACGACGCTGCTGCGCACCGACGACAGCGAACCGTGGCTCATCCGCACGGATTCGGAGGACCGGATGGCGTTGGTCCTCGCCTCGCCGCTCTCCGCCACGGCCAGCGACCTCCCCGCGCATCCCGCCATGGTCCCCTTCCTCGAAGCGCTCCTCGTGCACTGGTCGCACCTGGCCACGTGGCCCTTCGCCGACTTTGGCGCGGGACGCCCGCTGACCCTCCCGGAGTGGGCGAGCGAGGTCGAATCCCCCGACGGGACGGTGCGTGGCGTGGAGGGCGGAGCGCGGTTCACGCCGCTCAGGGCGGGAGTGTATGCGGTCCGCGGTACCGGGAGCGACGGGGCGAGCGCGGAAACGCACTTCGCGGCGAACGTGCCGGAGGAGGAGGCCGACCCGACGCCGATGGGGCGGCGCGAACTGGAGGAACTGTTCGCCGGCCGGCCGGTATTCACGGCGGGCCCCGACGCGAGCGCCTGGGAAGACGGTATCTTTCGAGCGCGGCGGGGCCGGGACATGGCCCCGTGGTTGATCGCGTTGGCGCTCGCGCTGATCGGGATCGAACTGTACCTGGCGACGCCGGGCCGGTCGCGCCGCCCGAGCGCGGACGGCGAAGGGAGCGAGGCGACATCGGGCGCGTCGAACTGA